The Microlunatus antarcticus DNA segment GCTCGATCGGCGCTTGGACCAGTGGCGCCCGGCCAAGACGACCAACACCAGCAGCACCCCTCCCGCCACGACCAGCACGTCGGGCACCCGGGCGGTCCACCCCAGCAACGCCGACTCCAACCGGAACTGCGCGTCGACACCGAGCAGGCCGCCCAGGTCCGCGGTCCCGCCGGTCGCCAGCAGCAGCACACCGATCGCGACGAACAGGGCTCCTGAGACCAGGCTGACGACCGTGGTGGTCTGGCCCAGCACCCGCACCGTGCGCGGACGGAGCCAACGCCACCGTCGCGCCGACGTCCAGCGCGGCCACACGAGCGCCAGGCAGAAGACCGGCACGACCATGCCGACCGAGTAGACGGCCAGGACCGCAGCCCCGTAGGCCGGGTCGCCCCCGACGGCGGCGACGGCCAGCACCGATCCCAGCACCGGGCCCGAGCACACGCCCGCCACCCCGTACGTCGCGCCCAGCACGAACACCGCCACCACCCCCCGCGGGTCACGACGTCGCTCTTGGTCCGGTACGGGTGGCGAGTACCGCCGGCCCCGGATCGCTGCCCAGCGTGGCAGGCGCGGGCGTCGGACCTGGAACGCCTGCAGCACG contains these protein-coding regions:
- a CDS encoding cytochrome c biogenesis CcdA family protein; protein product: MTTIGYAGALLGGLLTVLSPCAALLVPSFFAYAFTAKTQLLGRTAVFFAGLLVTMVPLGLAAGAFGMVGGPRRTVVVTVLSCVVIVLGVLQAFQVRRPRLPRWAAIRGRRYSPPVPDQERRRDPRGVVAVFVLGATYGVAGVCSGPVLGSVLAVAAVGGDPAYGAAVLAVYSVGMVVPVFCLALVWPRWTSARRWRWLRPRTVRVLGQTTTVVSLVSGALFVAIGVLLLATGGTADLGGLLGVDAQFRLESALLGWTARVPDVLVVAGGVLLVLVVLAGRHWSKRRSSGSDEPADPHVEGDEQDEHREGATQDALRKTVSDPFAGE